One Fusarium falciforme chromosome 1, complete sequence genomic window carries:
- a CDS encoding MFS domain-containing protein, with protein sequence MGNQEEALAAPEAESQRNASPSTEAPDGGYGWVVTTSVAVVNGHSWGISAAYSVFLAHYLKEDTFPGATALMYATVGSLSVGVMMLISPLVTIIVREIGTRPTMVIGAILQALSLVCASLSTKIWHLFLSQGVLFGIGMGLLFLPSYGIISQWFTKRRALANGIAIAGAGLGGLTYSLAVGAMIRTMSLEWAYRILAIVSAVVNIVCSLLIKTRYGATGARQLAFDTSLLKRKEYLWILGFGAFSMLGYFVLIFTLANYANVIGLNSSKASMIPAFFMLGQAIGRPCLGWLSDRYGRLNMTTLMTFVTGVFSLAIWVNAKTFGVLITFALVGGLSAGIFWVNAAPVIVEVMGIENLASGLSILWVAMVIPSTFSEPIAVEIYLGTGSYLGAQLFTGFMFVAASLCMLVLRGWQINRGRRNDDGTFTCFEENGGERKPFGQKTVSLLKCFKWEKV encoded by the coding sequence ATGGGGAACCAAGAGGAGGCTTTGGCTGCTCCAGAGGCAGAATCTCAACGAAACGCATCGCCATCTACCGAAGCACCTGATGGAGGTTATGGATGGGTCGTCACGACATCGGTGGCCGTCGTCAACGGTCACTCTTGGGGCATCAGCGCAGCCTACTCGGTGTTTTTGGCTCACTACCTGAAAGAAGACACTTTCCCCGGCGCGACGGCACTCATGTATGCAACTGTCGGTTCCCTGAGCGTTGGTGTCATGATGCTCATCTCGCCGCTTGTCACCATTATCGTTCGGGAGATTGGGACAAGACCGACCATGGTCATAGGTGCCATTCTCCAAGCTCTCAGTCTCGTCTGCGCAAGTCTTTCGACGAAAATCTGGCATCTCTTCCTATCACAGGGCGTTTTATTCGGCATTGGCATGGGACTGCTTTTCCTACCTTCTTATGGCATCATCTCTCAATGGTTCACGAAACGACGCGCCTTAGCAAACGGTATCGCCATCGCAGGCGCAGGACTCGGAGGTCTCACGTATTCGCTTGCCGTCGGGGCAATGATCCGCACCATGAGTTTGGAATGGGCGTACCGAATCCTCGCCATTGTCTCTGCCGTGGTAAATATCGTCTGTTCGCTCCTCATCAAGACTCGATACGGTGCTACGGGGGCGCGGCAACTTGCCTTTGATACCTCGCTCCTAAAGAGAAAGGAGTATCTATGGATCTTGGGCTTCGGTGCGTTTAGCATGCTTGGATACTTTGTCCTCATCTTCACGCTCGCAAATTACGCCAACGTGATTGGACTCAACTCTTCCAAGGCTTCCATGATTCCCGCCTTCTTCATGCTGGGCCAAGCCATCGGCCGGCCTTGTCTTGGATGGCTCAGCGATCGATACGGTCGACTCAATATGACGACCCTCATGACTTTTGTGACGGGCGTCTTCTCACTCGCAATCTGGGTGAACGCCAAAACGTTCGGGGTACTCATCACGTTTGCTCTCGTCGGAGGACTTTCGGCCGGCATATTCTGGGTTAACGCAGCGCCCGTCATCGTCGAGGTAATGGGCATCGAGAACCTCGCATCTGGATTGAGCATCCTCTGGGTAGCAATGGTAATCCCTTCAACATTCAGCGAGCCGATTGCGGTGGAGATTTATTTAGGCACGGGGAGTTACCTTGGGGCGCAGCTGTTCACGGGCTTTATGTTTGTCGCTGCGTCTCTGTGCATGTTGGTCTTGAGAGGGTGGCAGATCAACagagggaggaggaacgATGACGGGACATTTACATGCTTTGAGGAGAATGGCGGCGAAAGGAAGCCATTTGGGCAGAAAACGGTGTCGTTGCTCAAGTGCTTCAAGTGGGAAAAGGTGTAA
- a CDS encoding D-malate dehydrogenase, giving the protein MSPSAVVAKKAYSIASIPADGIGPEVIEAGIEALNALADALQTFELNFTHYDWSSDTYKKTGKYIPDGGLEQLKKHDAILFGAVGAPDVPDHISLWGLRLAICQPFQQYANVRPTRVLKGTQSPLRNCKTGDLDWVIIRENSEGEYAGQGGRSHRGQPWETATEVAIFTRHGVSRLMRFAFETAQKRPRKLLTVVTKSNAQRNGMVLWDEVAADVGKEFPDVTVDKMLVDAMTTRMVLKPESLDTIVASNLHADILSDLAAALAGSIGIAPTSNLDPTRENPSMFEPIHGSAFDITGKGVANPVATFWTAAEMLAWLGEEEASAKLMEVVETVCASGVVTQDLGGKSTTKEVTEAVVAEIKKSLGKASK; this is encoded by the exons ATGTCTCCCAGCGCCGTCGTCGCCAAAAAGGCTTACAGCATCGCCTCCATCCCCGCTGATGGCATCGGCCCCGAGGTCATCGAGGCTGGCATTGAGGCATTGAACGCCCTTGCCGATGCTCTTCAGACTTTTGAGCTCAACTTTACTCACTATGATTGGAGCTCCGACACTTACAAGAAGACGGGAAAGTATATCCCAGATGGTGGTCTGGAGCAACTCAAGAAGCATGACGCCATTCTCTTTGGTGCCGTAGGAGCGCCTG ATGTTCCTGATCACATTTCTCTCTGGGGTCTTCGCCTCGCCATCTGCCAGCCCTTCCAGCAGTACGCCAATGTGCGACCAACACGCGTCCTCAAGGGTACTCAATCTCCCCTTCGCAACTGCAAGACGGGCGATCTCGACTGGGTCATCATCCGCGAGAACAGCGAAGGCGAGTACGCCGGCCAAGGTGGCCGCTCTCACCGCGGTCAGCCCTGGGAGACTGCCACTGAAGTCGCCATCTTTACCCGACACGGCGTGTCGAGACTGATGCGCTTCGCCTTTGAGACGGCGCAGAAGAGACCTCGCAAGCTTTTGACTGTTGTCACTAAGAGCAATGCTCAGAGGAATGGCATGGTTCTGTGGGATGAGGTTGCTGCTGATGTCGGCAAGGAGTTTCCTGATGTCACGGTGGACAAGATGCTGGTGGATgccatgacgacgaggatggtgttgaagccCGAGAGCTTGGATACAATTGTAGCATCCAACCTG CACGCCGATATCCTCTCAGACCTggccgccgccctcgccggCTCAATCGGCATCGCCCCAACCAGCAACCTCGACCCAACCCGTGAAAACCCCTCCATGTTTGAGCCCATCCACGGCTCTGCCTTTGACATTACCGGCAAGGGCGTCGCCAACCCCGTAGCAACCTTCTGGACGGCCGCTGAGATGCTGGCCTGGctcggcgaggaagaggcgtCTGCCAAATTGATGGAGGTTGTCGAGACGGTGTGCGCCTCTGGGGTCGTGACGCAGGATCTTGGTGGAAAGTCGACGACTAAGGAGGTTACGGAGGCTGTGGTGGCGGAGATTAAGAAGAGCCTGGGTAAGGCGTCCAAGTAG
- a CDS encoding MFS domain-containing protein, translating into MTADSKRESIERKPEDNFVEMSPVEKGGVLGDAEADYSGAVKKTDPAEIRLVRKLDYRIMPTLWAMYFLNYLDRNAIAQARLNGLEDHLGLRGTQYNTCISILFVGYLLMQIPSNMLISSKRVRPSIYMSICMMCWAIVSACTALAKNYTGLVLLRFFLGVAEAPFYPGALYLLSIFYTRKEIATRLSILYSGNIFATSFSGLIAAATFGTIDGHHGLKGWQWLFIIEGVLTFAVGIIGIFTLADSPLTTRWLKPEERQLAHDRMVRDTVGFEESKGARAGFSQAIRDPRLWLFCFIQNMHLSACSFNNFFPTVVGSLGFNSTITLVLTCPPYLVSGFFGYLAGLSSGRYNERTWHITVCMGIALVGYIISCATLNTPARYIACFLFASGAYAVNSMILGWVSATLGSTPEKKSVSLSIVNVIANASYIYTAYLYPKSDGPRYLTGMASNAAFAVMCIASTWVMRTWLVRTNKKLDRDGNVDATRYAY; encoded by the exons ATGACGGCTGATTCAAAGCGTGAGAGCATCGAGCGCAAGCCTGAAGATAACTTTGTCGAGATGTCTCCCGTCGAGAAAGGCGGTGTTCTTGGTGACGCAGAGGCTGATTACTCTGGTGCTGTCAAGAAGACTGATCCTGCAGAGATTCGTCTCGTTAGGAAGCTTGACTATCGCATCATGCCTACTCTGTGGGCCATGTACTTTCTCAACTAT TTGGATCGCAATGCCATTGCTCAGGCAAGGTTGAACGGATTGGAGGATCATCTTGGCCTCAGGGGAACTCAGTACAACACGTGTATCTCCATCCTGTTCGTCGG CTACCTGCTCATGCAAATCCCCTCCAACATGTTAATCTCGTCGAAACGCGTCCGACCCTCCATCTACATGTCCATCTGCATGATGTGCTGGGCCATCGTATCCGCCTGCACCGCCCTCGCAAAGAACTACACCGGCCTCGTGCTCCTCCGATTCTTCCTCGGTGTTGCAGAAGCCCCTTTCTATCCTGGTGCTCTGTATCTTCTTTCAATCTTTTACACTCGAAAGGAGATTGCGACTAGACTATCGATTCTATACTCGGGAAATATCTTTGCTACTTCTTTCTCTGGTCTTATTGCCGCTGCTACTTTTGGCACTATTGATGGGCACCATGGACTCAAGGGATGGCAGTGGCTTTTCATTATCGAGGGCGTTTTGACCTTTGCGGTTGGCATCATCGGTATTTTTACCCTCGCTGATAGTCCTCTGACTACACGATGGTTAAAGCCCGAGGAGCGACAGCTTGCTCATGATAGAATGGTTCGCGATACTGTTGGATTCGAAGAGAGCAAGGGAGCTCGAGCTGGTTTCTCCCAAGCCATCCGAGATCCTCGTCTGTGGCTGTTCTGCTTCATTCAGAACATGCATCTCTCTGCTTGTTCGTTCAACAACTTCTTCCCTACTGTCGTTGGATCTCTTGGTTTCAACAGCACCATCACCCTGGTTCTTACTTGCCCTCCCTACCTCGTTTCCGGGTTTTTCGGTTACCTGGCCGGTCTCTCATCTGGAAGATACAACGAGCGAACCTGGCACATCACAGTTTGCATGGGTATCGCCCTTGTCGGTTACATCATCTCCTGCGCAACCCTCAACACGCCAGCCCGCTACATCGCCTGCTTCCTGTTCGCCAGCGGCGCGTACGCAGTCAACTCTATGATCCTAGGATGGGTATCCGCAACTCTCGGTTCAACTCCAGAGAAAAAGTCTGTGAGCTTGTCCATCGTCAACGTCATCGCGAACGCTTCCTACATCTACACGGCGTACCTGTACCCCAAGAGCGACGGACCTCGCTACCTTACTGGTATGGCGAGCAACGCTGCTTTTGCAGTCATGTGCATTGCTTCGACTTGGGTCATGAGGACTTGGCTTGTTCGCAccaacaagaagcttgaTCGGGATGGTAACGTGGACGCAACCAGGTATGCCTATTAA
- a CDS encoding Ribosome biogenesis protein RLP24 has product MRVDPCFFCGRPSYPSKGITFVRNDGKSFRFCRSKCHRNFKMKRNPRSLRWTKASRVKAGKEMVCDSTLLFGARRNVPERYNRDLVEKTIVAMKRISEIRARRERVFYKKRMAGKRARELAQARKLVSENEHLLPRLRGSEIKRLKEANAEAGMEVEEEELFAKKHEVKAFGGEARRVKIQVPDESSNDGEDDDGQDEIQDEEMEVY; this is encoded by the exons ATGAG AGTCGACCCGTGCTTTTTCTGTGGTCGCCCATCATACCCTTCCAAGGGTATCACCTTTGTCAGAAACGATG GAAAATCCTTTCGATTCTGCCGATCAAAATGCCACCGCAACTTCAAGATGAAGCGTAACCCCCGCTCCCTCCGGTGGACAAAGGCCTCCCGCGTCAAGGCCGGCAAGGAGATGGTCTGCGACAGCACCCTCCTCTTCGGCGCCCGCCGCAACGTCCCCGAGCGCTACAACCGCGACCTGGTGGAGAAGACCATCGTCGCCATGAAGCGCATCAGCGAGATCCGCGCCCGCAGAGAGCGCGTCTTCTACAAGAAGCGCATGGCCGGCAAGCGCGCCCGCGAGCTCGCCCAGGCACGCAAGCTCGTCTCCGAGAACGAGCACCTGCTCCCCCGCCTCCGCGGCAGCGAGATCAAGAggctcaaggaggccaacgccgaggccggtatggaggtggaggaggaggagctgttcGCCAAGAAGCACGAGGTCAAGGCTTTCGGTGGCGAAGCGCGCAGGGTCAAGATCCAGGTCCCCGACGAATCCTCCAACGAcggcgaagacgacgacggacAGGACGAGATCCAagacgaggagatggaggtgtATTAA
- a CDS encoding Fungal-trans domain-containing protein: MASQQSPHNTSETASCSTPGYPIEPRKRKRSASGSQLAREHGLMRDTGEHDAARFVGSGSGIHYIRAVHLRLARRSAARRSASRTHDSSVITTLIPGEDDQLRQASSARRNREQVLWKSNEVSANPENTSPCFEDFVEWSKSYFESWHPVLPFLHGPEILRLFEEVSKNGITSLSSMDQVILKSILSISLADSRQGAPVHKPIPKQLVFESVDDAVASSQFALSQPASIRSTQAALAIQLFLTSMLCLNAASRLGGLIVRMAFHMGLHRCPIRFPFFTAEEASVRRRVFWCIYSLERLLCQSLGLPLDIQDDDLDVCYPGEERHPTTGSTEDAGKLQLLTFVAKHARIRGLILELRNKSIMQRQETADRTAFVQTELAKWSNEIQDAVEEDEIADHASDVGEASPTISPNHKLMLLILKHEAAICLNRPGLASEYPSSSYSSAFQACISAAKSIFILLKKHGNRNRLATDSTGRRLQTPLLWPSFTWAVWISAFVLIHAAFENQVPLDSAMRHVVAGKSILSHLAARDTSWPEYCLGAIDELISAVQELSQARVPPLESPTDDSVTSHSRTLAARQQDENTFARTRRRETVTGWEQSATGRSNDPSGNVSRDLSTLPEHEANFDTTSQHYPAGSSGAPLQGHMPWQQRHPQPHHLAHVNAQNGSDSQLGAPGVSHMNNGHDGPSFTASLGQADSNLDTVPVEGQESIMWYDQLFASSFSAIDNPFLVAAEFDASIDPTWNYLR; this comes from the exons ATGGCTTCCCAGCAGTCACCTCACAACACCTCCGAGACAGCATCTTGCTCAACCCCAGGATACCCCATCGAGCCACGGAAACGAAAGCGATCTGCCTCGGGATCACAGCTAGCCCGCGAACATGGATTAATGCGAGATACAGGAGAGCATGACGCTGCTCGCTTCGTCGGTAGCGGAAGCGGCATACACTACATCCGCGCGGTACATCTGAGACTTGCCAGGAGATCTGCTGCCAGGAGATCTGCTTCCAGGACACACGACTCGTCAGTGATCACCACGCTTATTCCTGGTGAAGACGACCAGCTTCGACAAGCATCTTCGGCGAGAAGGAATCGCGAGCAAGTACTTTGGAAGAGTAATGAAGTCTCTGCAAACCCCGAGAACACTTCACCATGTTTTGAGGACTTTGTTGAATGGTCAAAGAGCTATTTTGAATCATGGCACCCAGTTCTACCCTTTCTTCACGGTCCCGAGATTCTTCGACTATTCGAAGAGGTGTCAAAGAATGGAATCACATCATTAAGCTCCATGGATCAGGTCATTCTCAAGTCAATACTGTCCATATCCCTAGCCGATAGCCGCCAGGGCGCCCCGGTCCATAAGCCGATCCCGAAGCAGCTCGTCTTTGAAAGCGTCGACGATGCAGTGGCAAGCTCACAGTTTGCCCTGAGTCAGCCAGCGTCAATCCGCTCGACCCAGGCAGCTTTGGCCATTCAGCTGTTTCTCACTTCCATGCTCTGTCTCAATGCCGCCTCTCGCCTAGGTGGACTTATTGTTCGCATGGCTTTTCACATGGGTCTTCATCGCTGTCCGATAAGgtttcccttcttcaccGCTGAGGAGGCTTCTGTTCGGCGCCGGGTTTTCTGGTGTATATACAGTCTTGAGAGGCTTCTTTGCCAGTCCCTCGGATTACCTCTTGATATCCAGGATGATGACCTGGACGTTTGCTACCCGGGTGAGGAACGACATCCTACAACAGGTTCCACCGAAGATGCAGGAAAGCTGCAATTACTCACCTTTGTTGCTAAACACGCGCGAATACGGGGCCTTATTCTTGAACTACGCAACAAATCCATTATGCAGCGGCAAGAGACAGCAGATCGAACGGCGTTTGTGCAAACTGAGCTTGCAAAATGGTCCAACGAGATACAAGATGCCGTGGAAGAGGACGAAATAGCCGATCATGCCTCGGATGTGGGAGAGGCCTCGCCAACCATCTCTCCAAACCATAAGCTAATGCTCCTCATCCTGAAGCATGAGGCGGCAATCTGTCTAAACCGGCCAGGTCTGGCATCAGAATACCCATCCTCGTCTTACTCTTCTGCCTTTCAAGCCTGCATCTCTGCAGCCAAGTCCATCTTCATACTCTTGAAGAAGCACGGAAACCGTAATCGCCTAGCAACTGACTCGACTGGCCGACGACTACAAACTCCGCTTCTCTGGCCCTCGTTCACCTGGGCTGTGTGGATCAGTGCCTTTGTTCTCATACATGCGGCATTTGAGAACCAGGTTCCGTTAGACAGCGCAATGAG ACATGTCGTGGCTGGAAAAAGCATTCTCAGTCATCTAGCGGCAAGAGACACATCATGGCCAGAGTATTGTCTCGGTGCCATTGATGAACTCATCTCTGCAGTACAAGAACTTTCTCAAGCTCGAGTTCCACCTCTCGAATCTCCTACCGATGACTCTGTCACCTCGCACTCTCGAACACTTGCGGCTCGACAACAGGACGAAAACACTTTTGCGCGTACGAGACGAAGAGAAACAGTCACAGGGTGGGAACAATCAGCGACTGGTAGGTCCAACGACCCCAGTGGCAACGTATCAAGAGACTTGTCTACACTGCCGGAACATGAGGCAAACTTTGATACCACATCGCAGCATTATCCCGCAGGTTCGTCTGGAGCTCCTTTACAGGGACACATGCCTTGGCAACAGAGGCACCCACAGCCACATCACTTGGCGCATGTCAACGCGCAAAATGGGTCCGACTCGCAACTGGGTGCACCAGGTGTTTCACATATGAATAATGGCCACGATGGACCCTCTTTCACGGCCTCTCTAGGTCAAGCCGACTCCAATCTGGACACGGTGCCAGTCGAAGGTCAGGAGTCAATCATGTGGTATGACCAGCTGTTTGCGAGTTCTTTCAGCGCCATTGATAATCCGTTCCTTGTGGCTGCCGAGTTTGATGCGTCGATTGATCCAACTTGGAACTATCTGAGGTAG